Proteins from a single region of Streptococcus mitis:
- the topA gene encoding type I DNA topoisomerase, which produces MATATKKKKSTVKKNLVIVESPAKAKTIEKYLGRNYKVLASVGHIRDLKKSSMSVNIENNYEPQYINIRGKGPLINDLKKEAKKANKVFLASDPDREGEAISWHLAHILSLDENDANRVVFNEITKDAVKNAFKEPRKIDMDLVDAQQARRVLDRLVGYSISPILWKKVKKGLSAGRVQSIALKLIIDRENEINAFQPEEYWTIDGVFKKGTKQFQASFYGVDGKKLKLTSNDEVKEVLSRLTSKDFSVDQVDKKERKRNAPLPYTTSSMQMDAANKINFRTRKTMMVAQQLYEGINIGSGVQGLITYMRTDSTRISPVAQNEAASFITDRFGSKYSKHGSKVKNASGAQDAHEAIRPSSVFNTPESIAKYLDKDQLKLYTLIWNRFVASQMTAAVFDTMAVKLSQNGVQFAANGSQVKFDGYLAIYNDSDKNKMLPDMAVGDVVKQVNSKPEQHFTQPPARYSEATLIKTLEENGVGRPSTYAPTIETIQKRYYVRLASKRFEPTELGEIVNKLIVEYFPDIVNVTFTAEMEGKLDDVEVGKEQWQRVIDSFYKPFSKEVAKAEEEMEKIQIKDEPAGFDCEVCGSPMVIKLGRFGKFYACSNFPDCRHTQAIVKEIGVECPSCHQGQIIERKTKRNRLFYGCNRYPDCEFTSWDKPVGRDCPKCGNFLMEKKVRGGGKQVVCSNGDYEEEKIK; this is translated from the coding sequence GTGGCTACGGCAACAAAAAAGAAAAAATCAACAGTTAAAAAAAATCTAGTAATCGTGGAGTCGCCTGCTAAGGCCAAGACGATTGAAAAATATCTCGGCAGAAACTACAAGGTTTTAGCCAGCGTCGGCCATATCCGTGATTTGAAGAAATCTAGTATGTCCGTCAATATTGAAAATAATTATGAACCGCAATATATCAATATCCGAGGAAAAGGTCCTCTTATCAATGACTTGAAAAAAGAAGCTAAAAAAGCTAATAAAGTCTTTCTGGCGAGTGACCCGGACCGTGAAGGAGAAGCGATTTCTTGGCATTTGGCTCATATTCTCAGCTTGGATGAAAATGATGCCAACCGTGTGGTCTTCAATGAAATCACCAAGGATGCAGTCAAAAATGCTTTTAAAGAACCGCGCAAGATTGATATGGACTTGGTAGATGCCCAACAAGCTCGTCGTGTTTTGGACCGCTTGGTAGGCTATTCGATTTCGCCTATTTTGTGGAAAAAGGTCAAGAAGGGTTTGTCAGCAGGGCGCGTACAGTCCATTGCCCTTAAACTCATCATTGACCGTGAGAATGAAATCAACGCCTTCCAGCCTGAAGAATACTGGACAATTGATGGTGTCTTTAAGAAGGGAACCAAGCAATTTCAGGCTTCCTTCTATGGAGTAGATGGTAAAAAGCTAAAACTGACTAGTAATGATGAGGTCAAGGAAGTCTTATCTCGTCTGACTAGTAAAGATTTTTCAGTGGATCAAGTAGATAAGAAAGAGCGCAAACGCAATGCTCCATTACCCTATACCACTTCATCTATGCAGATGGATGCTGCCAATAAAATCAATTTCCGTACTCGAAAAACCATGATGGTTGCCCAACAGCTCTATGAAGGAATTAATATCGGTTCTGGTGTTCAAGGTTTGATTACCTATATGCGTACCGATTCGACTCGTATCAGTCCTGTAGCGCAGAATGAAGCAGCAAGTTTCATCACGGACCGTTTTGGTAGCAAGTATTCTAAGCATGGTAGCAAGGTCAAAAATGCTTCAGGAGCTCAGGATGCCCACGAGGCTATTCGTCCGTCTAGTGTCTTTAATACACCTGAAAGCATCGCTAAGTATCTGGATAAGGATCAGCTCAAGCTTTATACTCTTATTTGGAATCGTTTTGTAGCTAGCCAGATGACAGCTGCTGTCTTTGATACCATGGCTGTTAAATTGTCTCAAAATGGAGTTCAATTTGCTGCAAATGGTAGTCAGGTTAAGTTTGATGGTTATCTTGCCATTTATAATGATTCTGACAAGAATAAGATGTTACCAGATATGGCTGTGGGAGATGTGGTCAAACAGGTCAATAGCAAACCAGAGCAACATTTCACCCAACCACCTGCCCGTTATTCTGAAGCGACCCTTATCAAGACCTTGGAGGAAAATGGTGTTGGCCGTCCGTCAACCTACGCGCCAACCATTGAAACCATTCAGAAACGTTATTATGTTCGCCTTGCATCCAAACGTTTTGAACCGACAGAGTTGGGAGAAATTGTTAACAAGCTCATCGTTGAATATTTCCCAGATATCGTAAATGTGACCTTTACAGCTGAAATGGAAGGCAAGCTGGATGATGTCGAAGTCGGAAAAGAGCAGTGGCAACGTGTTATAGACTCCTTTTACAAACCATTCTCTAAAGAAGTGGCCAAGGCTGAAGAAGAAATGGAAAAAATCCAGATCAAGGATGAACCAGCTGGATTTGATTGTGAAGTGTGTGGCAGTCCAATGGTTATTAAACTTGGTCGTTTTGGTAAGTTCTACGCTTGTAGCAATTTCCCAGATTGCCGTCATACCCAAGCAATCGTGAAAGAGATTGGTGTTGAGTGTCCAAGTTGTCATCAGGGACAAATCATTGAGCGTAAAACCAAACGTAACCGCCTCTTCTATGGTTGCAATCGCTATCCAGACTGTGAATTTACCTCTTGGGACAAGCCTGTTGGTCGTGACTGTCCAAAATGTGGCAACTTCCTCATGGAGAAAAAAGTCCGTGGTGGTGGCAAGCAGGTTGTATGTAGTAATGGCGACTACGAAGAAGAAAAGATTAAATAA
- a CDS encoding YbaN family protein, translating into MRIIYLIIGFLSLALAIVGVVLPLLPTTPFLLLSIACFSRSSKRFEDWLYHTKLYQAYVADFRETKSIARERKKKIIVSIYILMGISIYFAPLLPVKIGLGALTIFITYYLFKVIPDKE; encoded by the coding sequence ATGCGTATTATTTATCTTATTATTGGTTTTTTATCACTGGCCTTGGCTATTGTTGGGGTTGTTTTACCTTTGTTGCCAACAACGCCTTTCCTTTTGTTGTCTATTGCTTGTTTCTCAAGAAGTTCCAAGCGCTTCGAAGACTGGCTTTATCATACCAAGCTCTATCAAGCATATGTAGCTGATTTTCGTGAGACTAAGTCTATTGCGCGTGAACGCAAGAAAAAAATCATCGTATCTATCTACATTTTGATGGGAATTTCAATTTATTTTGCCCCTCTTTTACCAGTAAAAATTGGTCTGGGTGCTTTGACCATCTTTATCACTTATTATCTCTTCAAGGTCATTCCAGATAAAGAATAA